In Gimesia benthica, a single window of DNA contains:
- a CDS encoding ArsI/CadI family heavy metal resistance metalloenzyme — translation MMTQESAVDFPGNFRVHVALTVSDLAQSKKFYELLLGVAPSKERPRYAKFEPVDPSVNLTLNEVEGDVTVEGGSAHFGIQVKSVAEVHAAIERFQAAGIKTITEEATTCCYAVQDKVWAVDPDGHKWEVFVVLKADAKDELYAQSGCCGPEMVNLTDCNHSQAD, via the coding sequence ATGATGACTCAGGAATCAGCTGTCGACTTTCCGGGTAATTTCCGTGTGCATGTCGCCTTGACGGTTTCCGATCTGGCGCAGTCAAAAAAGTTTTACGAACTGCTGCTGGGGGTGGCTCCCAGCAAGGAACGTCCCCGTTATGCGAAATTTGAACCGGTGGATCCTTCGGTAAATCTGACCCTGAATGAAGTGGAGGGGGACGTCACCGTTGAAGGGGGCTCAGCTCACTTTGGGATCCAGGTGAAATCCGTAGCGGAAGTGCATGCTGCCATCGAACGATTTCAGGCCGCCGGGATTAAAACCATCACGGAAGAGGCGACCACCTGTTGTTATGCCGTGCAGGACAAAGTCTGGGCCGTGGATCCCGATGGTCATAAGTGGGAAGTGTTCGTCGTGTTGAAAGCAGATGCGAAAGATGAACTCTACGCACAGTCGGGCTGCTGTGGTCCGGAGATGGTGAATCTAACAGACTGCAACCATTCGCAGGCAGACTGA
- a CDS encoding LamG domain-containing protein, producing MRSANLLLITLFIYCATGLSTELTAQEPKQVKGEYYGLKFDGRDSYVTLPHLNFTAWNTFTIEAWVKDWTGRICCEGKQGDPENSIWISIRASRHSAGWESNNGTNYSTRVDPNSVEGWDHVAMIYTGTEQVIYVNGKEVHRQNAPKPGPFVADRKFFLGAQEKWDEEQTKPAALFGKGIMRMFRVSNVVRYDKEFTPAQSFTPDANTELLLDFSKPDQTTLADVSKHKRNGTIHDAKWVLLTEE from the coding sequence ATGCGATCTGCAAATCTATTGTTGATCACGCTTTTTATCTATTGTGCCACCGGACTTTCTACAGAGCTAACTGCACAGGAACCCAAACAGGTAAAAGGCGAATACTACGGACTGAAATTTGACGGCCGAGACAGCTATGTCACTCTGCCCCATCTGAATTTCACTGCATGGAATACGTTTACCATCGAAGCCTGGGTCAAAGACTGGACCGGCCGCATCTGCTGCGAAGGCAAACAGGGAGATCCCGAGAACAGCATCTGGATTTCCATCCGGGCCAGCCGCCATTCTGCAGGCTGGGAAAGTAACAACGGGACCAATTATTCTACGCGCGTCGACCCGAACTCGGTCGAAGGCTGGGATCATGTCGCCATGATTTATACCGGCACCGAGCAGGTCATTTACGTCAACGGCAAAGAAGTGCATCGACAGAATGCCCCCAAGCCAGGTCCGTTTGTTGCAGATCGAAAATTCTTTCTCGGTGCCCAGGAAAAATGGGATGAGGAACAAACCAAGCCGGCAGCCCTGTTCGGCAAGGGAATCATGCGGATGTTTCGCGTCTCGAATGTCGTCCGCTATGACAAGGAATTTACTCCTGCTCAATCCTTTACACCGGACGCGAATACAGAGCTGCTGCTCGATTTCTCAAAGCCTGACCAGACCACGCTTGCGGATGTCTCCAAACACAAACGGAACGGTACCATCCACGATGCCAAGTGGGTTCTACTGACTGAAGAATAA
- a CDS encoding nucleotidyltransferase domain-containing protein translates to MNFDPRLEQQLKEHPYPLLFATISGSHIYGFPSPDSDYDLRGVHILPLETVIGLREGQVTVERSRVDDGLEIDLVTHDVGKFFQLMLKKNGYVLEQLLSPLVLQATPEYEELKALAPGCVTRYHAYHYLGFAATQWKLFQKEDPPRVKPLLYVYRVLLTGLHLMRTGELEPNLILLNEAARLSYIPELIERKLEGSERSTLDAADMEFHGREYQRLVGELEQAMETTSLPEKPSSGDALNDLLVRIRLAQRKGT, encoded by the coding sequence ATGAACTTCGATCCCCGACTGGAACAACAGCTCAAGGAACATCCTTATCCTCTGCTGTTCGCCACTATCAGTGGATCGCATATCTATGGCTTTCCTTCTCCCGATTCTGATTACGATCTCCGTGGCGTACACATACTGCCGCTGGAGACCGTGATCGGTCTGCGAGAGGGACAGGTCACGGTGGAGCGTTCGCGCGTTGATGACGGTCTGGAAATCGATCTGGTCACACACGATGTGGGTAAGTTCTTTCAACTCATGCTCAAAAAGAATGGCTACGTGCTGGAGCAACTACTCTCGCCGCTGGTCCTGCAGGCCACTCCCGAGTATGAAGAGCTGAAAGCACTGGCGCCCGGCTGCGTGACCAGATATCACGCCTACCATTACCTGGGTTTCGCGGCCACGCAGTGGAAACTGTTCCAGAAGGAAGATCCGCCCCGGGTCAAACCCCTGCTCTACGTGTATCGGGTTCTACTCACCGGTCTGCATCTGATGCGCACTGGCGAACTGGAACCGAACCTGATCCTGTTGAATGAAGCAGCGCGGCTGTCCTACATCCCCGAACTGATCGAACGCAAGCTGGAAGGTTCTGAACGTTCCACGCTGGATGCCGCCGACATGGAGTTCCATGGACGCGAATACCAACGTCTTGTGGGGGAACTGGAACAGGCGATGGAAACCACCAGCCTGCCCGAAAAACCGAGTTCGGGTGATGCGTTGAATGATCTGCTGGTCCGGATCCGTCTGGCTCAGCGGAAAGGAACCTGA
- a CDS encoding nucleotidyltransferase domain-containing protein, which translates to MNKRVHYQPNLIYSDGTQVVTVRDIIGPNGRTQHPRGSVGVVVRAPRDLDHSYRVKFPDGVEVALKADELTLLAQFKEGEIGNSEINANRSDLFSRVIFKCIIGSRAFGLEDEQSDTDYRGIYLPPAELQWSLYGVPEQLDCHETQETYWELQKFLVLALKANPNVLECLYTPLVEQVTPLGQELLDLREIFLTRIVYQTYNGYVMSQFKKMQTDIKNQGKVKWKHVMHLIRLLISGVTLLREGYVVVDVGPHREQLLAIKRGELPWDETEKWRKSLHKEFEQALEQTRLPARPDYETANNYLIKARRLATQEALP; encoded by the coding sequence ATGAACAAGCGCGTCCACTATCAACCGAACCTGATCTATTCTGACGGCACACAGGTGGTCACAGTCCGGGATATCATCGGACCGAACGGTCGTACGCAGCATCCGCGGGGATCGGTTGGTGTGGTAGTGCGTGCGCCGCGTGACCTGGATCACTCGTATCGCGTTAAGTTTCCGGATGGTGTCGAAGTTGCCCTCAAGGCAGACGAGCTGACCCTGCTCGCCCAATTCAAAGAGGGGGAGATCGGCAACAGCGAGATCAACGCAAACCGCAGCGACTTGTTCTCCCGCGTGATCTTCAAGTGCATCATTGGCTCCCGGGCCTTTGGTCTGGAGGATGAGCAGTCCGACACCGATTATCGCGGCATCTACCTGCCGCCCGCGGAGCTGCAGTGGTCACTGTACGGCGTTCCCGAACAGCTCGACTGTCATGAAACACAGGAAACCTACTGGGAGCTGCAGAAGTTTCTGGTCCTGGCTTTGAAAGCGAACCCGAACGTCCTGGAGTGCCTCTATACTCCCCTGGTCGAACAGGTCACGCCCCTCGGCCAGGAACTGCTGGATCTGCGGGAAATCTTTCTGACGCGCATCGTCTATCAGACCTACAACGGTTATGTGATGTCGCAGTTCAAAAAGATGCAGACTGATATCAAGAACCAGGGGAAGGTCAAATGGAAGCATGTGATGCACCTGATCCGGCTGTTGATCTCGGGAGTCACCCTCCTGCGTGAAGGCTATGTTGTCGTCGATGTGGGACCACACCGGGAGCAGCTGCTGGCCATCAAGCGTGGTGAACTCCCCTGGGACGAAACCGAGAAATGGCGGAAGAGCTTGCACAAAGAATTTGAGCAGGCGCTGGAGCAGACCAGACTACCGGCCCGCCCTGATTATGAAACTGCGAATAACTATCTCATCAAAGCGCGTCGACTGGCGACGCAGGAGGCACTGCCATGA